One window of Acropora palmata chromosome 1, jaAcrPala1.3, whole genome shotgun sequence genomic DNA carries:
- the LOC141874039 gene encoding tRNA:m(4)X modification enzyme TRM13 homolog isoform X2: MLVVILVDYEEIEVSDGRKRITCPLDKKHTVFEDQLSNHLKKCNQTKKTKVVYYSANINTGILNYVFSPDEKVSLKTVSKDKVLQLIEKVKKYHKAQVPVIPHEVLLHSVFQEEMKEMADNPTVLKHLKQQASLIGHIDNLGLLKSNTVFMEFGAGRGKLSHWLQMAIGNSAENVDYLLIDRANNRYKYDRYHRGKDQGPSFQRLNLDIEHLDLSKVPCLLTSNTQKIVAVSKHLCGAATDLTLRCLMETLSRDRKSQVIEGEENSADRESKRLKLASNTGQINGAVLALCCHHCCSWPQYVGRPFLQSLGFTAEDFHLLCCLSSWATCGMRLKKHLRENVGMTVDQTVKDSDTGFDSYNDENHDTKAISEEVIPQDFKESQGKKEESQEDDRWSNYSLLEREEIGRQCKRLIDAGRLWYLESCDFCARLALYVNSTVSLENVVLLATPKS; this comes from the exons CACAGTGTTTGAAGATCAGCTTTCAAATCATCTAAAGAAATGCAATCAAACAAAGAAGACTAAAGTG gTTTACTACAGTGCCAATATCAATACTGGTATTCTAAATTATGTATTTTCTCCTGATGAGAAG GTTTCACTGAAAACTGTGTCAAAGGATAAAGTACTGCAGTtaattgaaaaagtcaagaagtACCACAAAG CCCAAGTTCCAGTTATTCCACATGAAGTTCTTTTGCACAGTGTATTTCAAGAAGAGATGAAAGAAATGGCAGACAATCCGACTGTCTTGAAGCATCTGAAACAACAG GCATCGCTCATTGGTCACATCGACAATTTGGGTCTTTTAAAATCAAACACAGTATTTATGGAATTTGGAGCTGGAAGAG GAAAATTGTCTCATTGGCTGCAAATGGCAATTGGAAATTCAGCTGAAAATGTAGACTATCTTTTAATTGACAGAGCAAATAACAGATACAAG TATGATCGCTATCACAGAGGCAAGGACCAAGGGCCATCTTTCCAGCGATTAAACTTGGATATTGAGCACCTAGATTTAA GTAAGGTACCTTGCCTATTGACTTCTAACACTCAGAAAATTGTTGCTGTGAGCAAACATCTTTGCGGAGCTGCAACAG ATTTAACTCTCAGGTGTTTGATGGAAACATTGAGTAGAGATCGAAAATCCCAGGTTattgaaggagaagaaaactCGGCTGATAG GGAAAGTAAGAGGTTGAAGCTGGCCTCTAACACAGGACAGATCAATGGAGCAGTACTGGCTCTATGTTGCCACCATTGCTGTTCTTGGCCCCAGTATGTTGGTCGACCATTTCTTCAGAGTCTTGGATTTACTGCGGAAGACTTTCATCTGCTGTGCTGTCTCAGTAGCTGGGCTACCTGTGGCATGAGACTTAAGAAACATTTGAGAGAGAATGTTGGGATGACTGTTGATCAGACAG TGAAAGACAGTGATACAGGATTTGACAGCTACAATGACGAAAATCATGACACAAAAGCAATTTCAGAAGAAGTTATTCCACAAGACTTCAAAGAAAGccaaggaaagaaagaagagagcCAGGAGGATGACAG ATGGTCAAATTACTCGTTACTCGAAAGAGAGGAAATTGGTCGGCAGTGTAAGCGACTCATAGACGCTGGCCGGCTGTGGTACCTGGAGTCATGTGACTTCTGCGCCAGGTTGGCGCTTTATGTCAATTCAACCGTTTCGCTTGAAAATGTCGTACTGCTTGCAACGCCGAAGAGTTAG